A genomic window from Bacillus rossius redtenbacheri isolate Brsri chromosome 7, Brsri_v3, whole genome shotgun sequence includes:
- the LOC134533769 gene encoding receptor-binding cancer antigen expressed on SiSo cells, whose translation MAYSFVINRLKAMFMFLFGIIKTALCCFRRRRKQSFDAIPLTTVGVVPNSATANGDSSGAELHSWNSWGDNPAAVVSQKDPIQQQIEQYRQQAARSNSTGNDEEAVQPNFFEDMTPQITKQTKILLRTNDAKPAGWGETVSSRLTLAVDPVLCSSPDLGTWEDSPGWEDQTQEDWDPDAILREKRRLERQRRLTAQQQKKQEKELSKVGRAPALGARIS comes from the exons ATGGCATATTCATTTGTAATAAATCGGCTTAAAGCTATGTTTATGTTTCTTTTTGGAATAATAAAAACAGCACTGTGTTGTTTTCGTCGACGAAGAAAGCAATCTTTCGATGCCATACCGTTGACCACTGTCGGCGTGGTCCCTAATAGTGCAACGGCAAATGGGGACTCTTCT ggcGCGGAGCTGCACAGCTGGAACTCGTGGGGGGACAACCCCGCGGCCGTCGTGTCCCAGAAGGACCCCATCCAGCAGCAGATAGAGCAGTACCGCCAGCAGGCCGCCAGGAGCAACTCTACCGGCAACGACGAGGAGGCAGTCCAGCCGAATTTCTTTGAG GACATGACTCCTCAAATCACGAAACAGACAAAGATTTTGCTGCGCACAAACGATGCAAAACCTGCTGGCTGGGGAGAGACGGTTTCTTCTCGGCTGACTCTGGCCGTTGACCCCGTCTTGTGCAGT TCGCCGGACCTGGGCACGTGGGAGGACTCGCCCGGCTGGGAGGACCAGACGCAGGAGGACTGGGACCCGGATGCCATCCTGAGGGAGAAGAGGCGTCTGGAGCGCCAGCGCCGGCTCACCGCCCAGCAGCAGAAGAAGCAGGAGAAGGAGCTGTCCAAGGTCGGCCGGGCGCCTGCGCTGGGGGCCCGCATCAGCTGA